A window of the Helianthus annuus cultivar XRQ/B chromosome 4, HanXRQr2.0-SUNRISE, whole genome shotgun sequence genome harbors these coding sequences:
- the LOC110936464 gene encoding 5'-3' exonuclease yields MMVDIFELHTSMGVCIGAHNPTLRLPPSSRCTKLGTKPSAATIPYSYSTKGRTLGVQVLQTETKRDENDNIMIKKKNKKRVFFLDVNPISYNGSTPSLHSFAHWISLFFSQVSLTDPVIAVFDGEGAHEHRRRILPSYKAHRRKFMPWISATREAAKSPVGKSHRLISETLTKCNVPIVKVPAQEADDVVATLVEQVVEKGYRAVIASPDKDFKQLICEDVQLVMPLPELKRWSFYTLDHYITQYKCDPLSDLSLRCIVGDEADGVPGIQHLVPGFGMKTALKLLKKHGSLENLLNAAATRTVGKPYVQDALTKHASHFRRNYELLSLRRDVNIRLQEDWLHKRCTDNDLETMSNFRDLLAGTQR; encoded by the exons ATGATGGTAGACATCTTCGAACTCCATACATCTATGGGTGTATGTATAGGTGCCCATAACCCCACCCTTCGCTTACCTCCTTCTTCCCGGTGCACGAAACTCGGAACCAAACCCAGTGCTGCAACTATCCCTTATTCTTACTCGACAAAAGgtcgaacacttggtgtgcagGTTTTGCAGACCGAAACAAAACGAGATGAAAACGATAATATTATGATCAAGAAGAAGAACAAGAAAAGGGTTTTCTTTTTGGATGTGAATCCAATTAGTTATAATGGTAGTACACCGAGTTTACATTCGTTTGCTCACTGGATTTCGCTTTTTTTCTCTCAAGTTAGCCTTACTGACCCTGTTATTGCG GTTTTTGATGGAGAAGGAGCGCATGAGCATAGGAGACGGATTTTGCCTTCATATAAAGCACACAGAAGAAAATTCATGCCATGGATATCTGCTACCCGAGAAGCAGCAAAGAGTCCAGTAGGAAAATCGCATCGACTCATTTCAGAAACACTTACTAAATGTAATGTGCCG ATTGTGAAGGTTCCAGCTCAAGAAGCAGACGACGTTGTGGCAACACTGGTTGAACAAGTTGTTGAAAAGGGATACCGTGCTGTTATTGCTTCTCCTGACAAAGATTTCAAGCAACTTATATGTGAAGACGTGCAGCTCGTTATGCCTCTTCCAGAATTGAAAAGATGGTCCTTTTATACGTTGGACCACTACATAACTCAGTACAAGTGTGACCCGCTTTCTGATTTAAGTCTCA GGTGCATTGTGGGTGATGAAGCCGATGGTGTTCCCGGAATTCAGCATTTGGTACCTGGTTTTGGCATGAAAACCGCCTTGAAACTTTTGAAGAAACATGGTTCATTAGAAAATCTGCTCAATGCTGCAGCTACAAGAACCGTTGGCAAACCGTATGTCCAAGATGCCCTTACAAAGCATGCTAGCCACTTTCGAAGAAACTACGAGCTTCTTTCCTTGAGGAG GGATGTTAACATTAGGCTACAGGAAGACTGGTTGCATAAGAGATGCACGGATAATGATTTGGAAACTATGTCAAACTTTCGTGATTTGTTAGCAGGAACTCAACGGTGA